A stretch of Fusarium poae strain DAOMC 252244 chromosome 2, whole genome shotgun sequence DNA encodes these proteins:
- a CDS encoding hypothetical protein (TransMembrane:9 (o128-145i152-172o184-202i240-262o268-288i433-453o485-504i516-538o544-566i)~BUSCO:11443at5125): MTSTGPIDNDAIARSGLVDPEAHGIPQVAAKGSMDVTRRSVSDSDDELPTEEELQTLRRVSGKIKWAMYTIAFVEACERFSYYGSAVLYTNFVAQKLPPGSNTGAPLDPDGQAGALGMGPKAAQGISLFNQFFAYLMPLVGAWVADAKLGRFLTLHIAIAISTIAHTILVAASSPNVIVRKDPAFGAFIVGLITLCVGTGFFKANVSPLLADQNEDTKMRVEVRNGERVIVDPAVTNTRVFLYFYLAINIGSVCGQIAMVYVEKYHSFWLAFFIPTIFFLIAPIVLALNKKKYKLKPATGSVLSKFLRMFIYVSKRSPAFRPNWEHAKPSQIPVDQRPAWMTYDDAWVDEVRRGLMACKVFLYLPVFHLAYNQMTGNLTTQASTMVLNGVPNDVIQNLNPISICLMVPIIDHVLYPGLRKLGVAFTPIKRMTVGFLISALAMVASAVMQHYIYQKSPCGKYANGDDPSTGEKCAPADINVWAQCLPYILIGLGEIFTNVTSYEYAYSKAPENMKSLVMSVNLFMSAFASAIGQAFTPLSDDPLLVWNYVVVAVIAFVGGVAFWFQFKHLDSEEDKWNMLKASQFQGEYQPNALENKVADEHEEPTNAPRDVEKM; the protein is encoded by the exons ATGACTTCCACCGGTCCTATCGACAACGACGCCATTGCCCGCTCAGGGCTCGTAGACCCCGAGGCTCACGGCATCCCTCAGGTAGCCGCCAAGGGTTCCATGGATGTGACACGCCGCTCCGTCTCCGACTCTGACGATGAGCTTCCCACCGAGGAGGAGCTACAGACGCTCCGTCGTGTCTCTGGAAAGATTAAGTGGGCCATGTACACTATTGCCTTTGTAGAGGCTTGCGAGCGTTTCTCCTATTACGGTTCCGCTGTGCTCTACACCAACTTTGTTGCCCAGAAGCTCCCTCCTGGTTCCAACACTGGTGCTCCTCTTGATCCCGATGGTCAGGCTGGTGCTCTTGGCATGGGTCCCAAGGCCGCCCAGGGTATTTCTCTGTTCAACCAGTTCTTCGCTTATCTGATGCCTCTTGTCGG TGCCTGGGTTGCCGATGCTAAGCTCGGTCGTTTCCTCACCCTTCATATCGCCATTGCCATCTCCACCATCGCTCACACTATCCTGGTCGCTGCTTCATCCCCCAACGTCATCGTCCGAAAGGACCCTGCATTCGGTGCCTTTATCGTCGGTCTCATCACTCTTTGCGTCGGAACTGGTTTCTTCAAGGCCAACGTTTCTCCGCTCCTGGCTGATCAGAATGAGGACACCAAGATGCGCGTCGAGGTCCGCAATGGCGAGCGAGTTATTGTCGATCCTGCAGTGACAAATACCCGTGTCTTCCTCTACTTCTACCTTGCCATCAACATCGGTTCTGTGTGCGGTCAGATTGCCATGGTCTACGTTGAAAAGTACCACTCCTTCTGgttggccttcttcatcccaaccatcttcttcttgatcgCCCCAATTGTCCTGGCTCTTAACAAGAAGAAGTATAAGCTCAAGCCTGCGACTGGTTCCGTCCTGTCCAAGTTCTTGCGCATGTTCATTTACGTCTCTAAGCGCAGCCCTGCTTTCCGACCCAACTGGGAGCATGCCAAGCCCTCTCAGATTCCTGTTGACCAGCGTCCTGCTTGGATGACGTACGATGACGCTTGGGTTGACGAAGTCCGACGTGGTCTGATGGCCTGCAAGGTGTTCCTCTACCTGCCCGTCTTCCATCTGGCTTACAACCAGATGACCGGTAACCTCACCACCCAGGCTTCTACCATGGTTCTCAACGGTGTTCCAAACGATGTAATACAAAACCTAAACCCAATTAGCATCTGTTTGATGGTCCCGATAATTGACCATGTTCTGTATCCCGGTCTCCGAAAGTTGGGTGTCGCTTTTACCCCGATCAAGCGTATGACGGTTGGTTTTCTGATCTCCGCCCTGGCCATGGTCGCCTCTGCAGTG ATGCAACATTATATCTACCAAAAGAGCCCTTGTGGCAAGTATGCGAACGGTGACGACCCTTCAACTGGCGAGAAGTGCGCTCCCGCCGACATCAACGTCTGGGCTCAGTGCCTACCCTACATCTTGATCGGCCTCGGTGAAATTTTCACCAATGTCACTTCTTATGAGTACGCCTACTCCAAGGCTCCCGAAAACATGAAGTCACTCGTCATGAGTGTAAACCTCTTCATGTCTGCTTTTGCCTCGGCCATCGGTCAGGCTTTCACACCTCTCTCCGACGACCCTCTCCTTGTCTGGAACTACGTTGTCGTCGCTGTTATTGCCTTTGTCGGCGGTGTTGCCTTTTGGTTCCAATTCAAGCACCTCGACAGTGAGGAAGACAAGTGGAACATGCTCAAGGCCTCCCAGTTCCAGGGTGAATACCAACCCAATGCTCTTGAGAACAAGGTTGCTGATGAGCATGAGGAGCCTACCAATGCTCCTCGggatgttgagaagatgtgA